The genomic region TTTGTGCAACAAGAGCGGAGgactcctccgccgccctctccagctccagcttcaGGGACTTGATATTCTCGCGGTAGCGTTCCCGTTGCTTCAGCAAGGCGGTCTCCTGATCCATATTGAACTCGTTGAGCACTTCAGCCATGTTACTGGCAAATTTGTGGCGTACACGGACGGTTTGTTGCTTCAGCTCAGGGCTGGATGTGACGGACTTGGCTGATGATTTCTCTGGCCTAAGGAactgttgatgctgggccTTTCTGGTGTCCGGTGCATCTCTGCGTCTTGATATGTTTGAACTGTGCGACTGAGCCCGTACATTCCGCATGGATTCATCCATCTTTCGCATTGTTTCTGCCTTCCTGCTTGCTGAGTTCGTCTTTCGAAATGGTTTGATGGCTGGCTGCATTCGGTGTCGATGGGCCGGCCGATCACCCGGGTGTCGGTGGCTGCGAGACCCTCGAGAGCTGCGAGAATCACCTGTGGTGTGCTTTGGAGCCGAAGGATGGATAGATGTCTTCTTCACTTGGGGTGTTACCTGCGGCGATGAAATTGCGAAATCACTCGGCAACGGATGATGTTGTGGAACATATTGATCAGGCATCTCGGCGTAGTACTCCGCATTGTTATCGAAACCGTAGTCTTCGTCATCATATCCCGGGTCGGTAGCCATTGCGTTGAGCTTGACAGGTGAGGTGACATCAATACTTGAAGGTTCGGCACCATGGACAGTGCTCACTGCGTCCTCAACATATGCTGGCTGAGGATACGTCACATGAGCAGTTGCGACCTTGGGAGAAGGCAGATCGGGAAACGGGTGTGGTTGAAATGGCGGGTGTGGCGAGGGTTGTTTGGGCCCGTGGGCAGCTGGATCATTGTTGCGAAAGTCACCGTTATCAGGGAAGGGATGAAAGCTCTGGATAGGAGATACTCTTCGGGCGTCCAATGGGTTGGGAATGACCCTATTCCGTCGGTTTCGTCCAGAGAACCGCGTTAGTCCGGGCTTCCCTTCGATGGTAGGGAACTTGGGTATATGAGCCTGCGGAGGGGCTTTGATATGCTGTTCATGTAGGCCAGTCGGCGTGGTTGGCTTTCCAGGAGAGCGTGCTGTAAACCGGTTGGGGACGACAGTGACGGGAGGGCCGTAAGAGAAACTCTTGGTGGCATCTGGCTCGGTGGAAGGGTCTTCCGGGATCTGCGGAAGCTTACCGTTCTCGATATCAGTCAAATCAACGATGTTCTTGGGATTGGCTGGCTTCTCTGCTGATAGCGTTGGCTCCGTATTCGGGGACTGTCCGTCGTTCGGGGAGCTGTCAAATGGTTTCCGGGTAATCTGACCACGCCCGTGGGATGTATCGAATTCGGTGGGAAAAGGCTGCTCcatggggttgatggtgtctGGGAAACGAGAAGGGTGTTGGATTGGCCAGCAAGTCCTAAGGCCTGATACAGCCAGTCAAGAGGAGAACTCCAGGCCCAGCACAGAAATTAGTAGGGAGTATGTTACACAGATGATGTACTCAAGAGTCAGAAAGGGGTCAAATGGCGATTGTCTCCTGCATGGATGATACCGCCCAGGCTTGTGGATTGTTGACGCCGTTGATTGACAGTTGCACTCTGGATGAGCGAATGGAAGGGGGACATGGAGGAATTTGGCAGAGGCAAAGTTGAACAAGAGCGTGACTTCCTTCAGTAGCCTCTTGCCTGTCCCTGCACTTCAAGTTGTCGTGCCTTCCCAGCAGGGAGACCGGAGCTCGGGCGACCCCCGCCATCGGACCCTTTTTCTGCCTGAAACTTCGGGAAGCCATGAAATATGTATTCCGGTGGCATTGAATAAATCAAGAAAAACTTCCAAGTTCGATGCCATATTTGCGCTGTGAGGTCAAAGGCGGCAGAATGAGTTGTCTGGTGTGAGGTAAGGACTTGAGATACAATCAGAACTCATCTCCGAGGCAAGTAGGTTATTTACCACGATCGATAGTTAGAGTTATTATCAGTTCACGAGGTTATGGATGAGGGAGTTCATAGACGGTTTACCCCTGAACCATGATGCTCCCCCCTGATTTTGCACCTctcgaaaagaaaacaaacggGCGGCGTTGACAGGGAAATGATAGTGGGGTAACGCCAATGGGCATGTTCGACAATGTTGCCGAAAATAGAACCATGCTTGTCAACCCTCTTCCTTCATGCCATCTGCAACAGCAAGAGAGTGTCCCGGAAAACCTAAAACTTCATGTTTCTTTGACGGTCTGTCGAAGCGCTCATGGAAGCCCAGTAGACTGCTTGCCGCCGGGAATCCTACCAAGCCCGACAGCCCCGACTCTGAAGCAAAGCGGCAAACGACACACTCTCAAGCCACAGACCCAGTCCTTCTTATTCCAAAAATGCgacaagaacaacaccacaGTCAGCACTGGATTCTCGTGATgagagcaaaaagaaaaaaacgtTGAACAGAATGTGAGGTTCGGATAAGAGTGAGGGGTACACTGTGACAAGCAGCCATCACTACCACCTCTACAAGTGAGCTATTGGTGTGATATGCCAAGGCTCTTTACAGCATCACACATGCCTTGGTGACATCCAGTCAAAAGACAGCATCTCGATAGGTGTGATGTGATTTGGAGCGGTTTTCTACACAGAGAATGGCATGATTTGATCGCTCACATTTAGCACAAGGTAGGTACATAGAGCCATCTATGCGAACCGTTCAGCAAAATCGACTTTGGTCTCACTTCAACATCGCAGGCTTGCGGTCTCAATTGACGTTATCCATCAACCACGCCTCATATTCAGgtaccatcaccatcaccatgaaaGATCTCGCCCTGCAATTGCCACCACCATGCACATGTGCCCAAACGGCGCttcgttttcttttccttttcttcacgAGGGTGAAGTCCCTCGAGCGCTCGAGCCGCCCACCCCTCTTGCccattccctcctcccattcgTTGGCCTATCGATcccccctgagcccctgtCACCTCTTCCCGCCCTACAGCCCGCCAAGACATCCAAAAGACCAGGGTCCAGGCTACAAGCCCGGGCGCTTGCAAGTCCAATGAGATGCAATCTTTACTTTGAAACCTTCCGATATGCATGTCAGTTGCTATACAAAGCCCTCTGTGCTTCGCAAGTGCCGAGTGAGTTCACCTCCCATGTGGGGAAACTCCAGTTCACTACCAGGGGAGTTATGCAGCAGGCGTCACAgtcacctcttcctctccttgcgTAGTGAGGATGAACTGATAGGTGAGAGGTGATAGGTGATAGGTAGCGAgaaaagggtggtggtgttcatGCTATAATACCAAAATCCCCATCCTATACCAGACAAGTGATGGAACGTCGATCTCTGCTTggtcccctccccccctcttccacccaaGCACCCCTGATGTCTCTTCCCGCCGTCGTCGGGCAGTGTGTTGCTGCTCAGTCCTAAATACCGGCCCCTACCCTCACTAAGCCGCACACCTGCGGCGCTTccgcctttttttcttttcttcgcCTGCTCATATTCTGGTGTTTGTACAATCCCGGCTGctgccttttcttttccaatCTATCCAGTTCTGTGAATAACCTCATCTATCCAACTCTCGCGCTGCTGGTCGCGCATTTCATACCTCCCTCCCGAAACCGAGATAGTTCTTTTGAGAAGACACGAACAACAGCGGAGCAAAAGCACAACAGCAAATATGGCACCCCACCCTCAAACAGAcaactcccccttccccctaaCCCCAACCGAAGACGACGTCGCCGGCCACGGCACCCCAGACGATGGCTCCCTCGCCGGCGCGAGCGGCACCTCCTCAGgcggcatcaccatctcccggGGTGCCCTCGTAGCCAtcatcgttgtcgtcgtcgtggttgCTTTAGCAGGGAGCATGTTTCCCCTTTCctcaccccaacccccccttttctgaTCATCACTAACATCTCCCGCAGTCGCCTCCTCAATCCTCTTCTACGTCGCCAAAAAGCGCGAGTGGACCGTCAAGGAAACGATTCGCCGTTCCGCAAGAAAGGTTGTCACCGCCCTCACCCCACGCCGCTCCGAGTTCCCTCGCAGCGTCAAAGAAGGCGGCGGGAGCAGGAACGGAAGGGTAAAGCTCGATGACGTCCCGCCTACCCCTAGACTTACGCCTGAACGCCTGGAAGATTTGGAAAAGGGGCtcgaggggaagaagaggaataAAAGGTCAAACTTTAGCCGGAAGTAGAGGTCAGGCGTAGGGAGGGATGAGGCGATGTGAGAAAGAGGGATAGAGAAGGGGTAGCTGGAATTATGAGGCGGGTAGACGATGATTCGGGGAAGGGTTATGGTTGGACAAGGAACGGATTTCGATACCATTTTGCATCATGAGGCTCTCACTCGATGCAAACAACAGACAGATATCATGTACCAATATCGCTTGTATAATAAACAACAACAGCTATAAAACCTCAGGGTATCTGACCATCTACATTTTCCGGAACACGTTACTGCTtgcactcctcctcccctcatccctcctcttcccctccggcctcggcggcggcggctcctgcttcttcttcttggactcCGGCACAAACGTGATCGCCTGCTCACCcacaatctccttcttcccagccAACCTCGACTCCCTAGTATCCTTCTGCGTCCTATCCCCAAACGCAAGATCCCTAATCTTCCCACCGCGAGGAGCAGTCGACGAAGAAACCTGCATAACCACCTCgtccttgctcttcttcttgggcttttcctcctcctcctcagatTCGCTACCACTAAAGTCCGTCGAGTTGGCATCCGCCATGTCaacatcttgttgttgaccaGGCttgccagcaacaacagtgCTGGGGTTAAGAGACCTGAACTCCCTGCTGAGCTCATCAACCTTgaactcctcatcctcaaacagCTTCGCGAAACGTTCGTCACCCAGGATCCCAGCTTCGGGGTCCACCTTGCCTCTGTTTTCCTGTCTCTGGAGCACCTTGTCGGCAAGTTTCTggttgaccttgaccttcttggtgCCTCTgattctgctgctgcgctccttctcgagcttctccttgaccctCTTGGCGCGCTCCTCTTCCCAGATGTACGGGTTGGCAATAAGACGGGCTTGGTCGTAGAGCTTCGCATGCGCAAAGTAACCGTGCATGTATGGCCGGAGAAGGTTGGTTTTGCCGATAAGATGGTCGAGGCTGAGCTCTCTGAGTTCTGGCAAGGTGAGGAACTTGTAGTTGTCGTAGGTCTCCGTCTGGGTCTCGTTCTCCATTTCGTggacgaggttgtcgaggaaCGTGCACCACTTGGGTGCGAGGCCGAGATTTGGAATAAAGAAGCTGTGCATGTGCTTGCCCTCGTTGGCCGTCAAGAGCATACCGGAATCTGGCACATGGACTACATCATTGAGGTCAACCATTGGCTCAATCGAGGTCCAGAGATCGCCGCTGTGTTCATCCCAGATTTTGATAATTCTCTTGTCGGCTGAGAGAAGCTTGCGCTCCTCTGTGGGTGTCCTCATGTGAATCAGCTTCTTGATCGGAAGACCCATGCCCTGATCCTTCTTCATTAATGGACGCGGGTTTCTGAGGTCAAACACTCTGATCTGGCCCGTGCTCGTTCCCAAAGCCAGCGAAAGCCCATCGTTGCTGTAATCGAGTGCCGTGACCTCGCCGTCTTGGTTCCCCAAAACAGCCACGCGCCCCTTGCTGCGTGGATCGAAAAACTCAACGGTTCCAATTGTAGTACCGAAAGCACAGAGGCCGTGTGTCCTTTCCGCTACCGCCGCCACA from Podospora bellae-mahoneyi strain CBS 112042 chromosome 4, whole genome shotgun sequence harbors:
- the ENP2 gene encoding Small ribosomal subunit biogenesis (EggNog:ENOG503NUV8; BUSCO:EOG09260AEC; COG:S), translated to MKLTNPGAVPVYTVAGPSTARPLPDWLARRRKRSSKYDPENLNNFELLQEFEFEEASNCVRVSEDGNWIMSSGTYKPQFHVHSTAELSLSFARHTKSENTTFMLLSSDYTKSVHLQNDRSLEFHTPMGCHYDVRLPRFGRDLAYLRQSTEVLVPAVGVSSDGSGFGEVFRLDLERGQFLRPWQVDVGEDDAGVGLQGGIHAGAVNVAAVAERTHGLCAFGTTIGTVEFFDPRSKGRVAVLGNQDGEVTALDYSNDGLSLALGTSTGQIRVFDLRNPRPLMKKDQGMGLPIKKLIHMRTPTEERKLLSADKRIIKIWDEHSGDLWTSIEPMVDLNDVVHVPDSGMLLTANEGKHMHSFFIPNLGLAPKWCTFLDNLVHEMENETQTETYDNYKFLTLPELRELSLDHLIGKTNLLRPYMHGYFAHAKLYDQARLIANPYIWEEERAKRVKEKLEKERSSRIRGTKKVKVNQKLADKVLQRQENRGKVDPEAGILGDERFAKLFEDEEFKVDELSREFRSLNPSTVVAGKPGQQQDVDMADANSTDFSGSESEEEEEKPKKKSKDEVVMQVSSSTAPRGGKIRDLAFGDRTQKDTRESRLAGKKEIVGEQAITFVPESKKKKQEPPPPRPEGKRRDEGRRSASSNVFRKM
- a CDS encoding hypothetical protein (EggNog:ENOG503P7Q9), whose protein sequence is MAPHPQTDNSPFPLTPTEDDVAGHGTPDDGSLAGASGTSSGGITISRGALVAIIVVVVVVALAGIASSILFYVAKKREWTVKETIRRSARKVVTALTPRRSEFPRSVKEGGGSRNGRVKLDDVPPTPRLTPERLEDLEKGLEGKKRNKRSNFSRK